The Impatiens glandulifera chromosome 3, dImpGla2.1, whole genome shotgun sequence genome contains a region encoding:
- the LOC124932694 gene encoding uncharacterized protein LOC124932694, with amino-acid sequence MKFSHKFTDKSDLDSVKFHGGRPVLRFALFLTIFFSASYVFYTLKIISSSHSCHGDDLHPSLSSSSSTANRRHLGHRIAAQSQNTQEKTEMKHVVFGIAASASLWDSRKEFIKLWWRPENGMRGFVWIDRPVKTNPIDKLPPVLISGNTSEFPYTNNQGDRSAIRISRIVSETVKRGLKNVRWLVMGDDDTVFITENLVRVLSKYDHRGYYYIGSSSESHLQNIYFSYGMAYGGGGFAISYPLAVAIEKMQGRCLHRYPDLYGSDDRIHACMSELGVPLTKEPGFHQFDIYGNLFGLLAAHPVAPLVSLHHLDILEPIFPNMTRLQSLKHLLTAPNQLDSAALIQHSICYETKKKWTISISWGFAVQVIRGIVPAKDMERPSRTFLNWYKKADYKAYAFNTRPVNRNMCQKAFIFFLSNAKLLESTSNLTVSKYEQHHQILHQECRWKMPDPAKLKEVLVYKQSDPHLWERSPRRNCCRVAESRTKDLVLEVGVCKEGEVAEA; translated from the exons ATGAAATTTTCCCACAAATTCACCGACAAGTCTGATTTGGACTCTGTTAAGTTCCACGGCGGCCGTCCGGTCCTCAGATTCGCTCTCTTTCTTACCATCTTCTTCTCTGCTTCTTACGTCTTCTACACTCTAAAAATAATCTCCTCTTCTCATTCCTGCCACGGCGACGATCTCCACCCGTCGTTATCATCATCCTCCTCCACCGCCAACCGCCGTCACCTCGGCCACCGGATCGCGGCTCAGAGTCAGAACACTCAAGAAAAGACCGAAATGAAACATGTAGTGTTTGGCATTGCGGCGTCGGCGTCTCTCTGGGATAGCAGGAAGGAATTTATAAAGCTATGGTGGCGACCGGAGAACGGAATGCGGGGATTCGTTTGGATTGACAGACCCGTCAAGACTAATCCAATAGATAAACTACCCCCAGTTCTTATCTCCGGCAACACGTCGGAATTTCCTTATACAAACAATCAAGGTGACAGATCGGCTATTCGGATATCGAGGATCGTGTCGGAAACGGTGAAACGGGGGTTGAAGAATGTGCGATGGCTCGTGATGGGGGATGATGACACGGTGTTTATCACTGAGAACCTAGTTAGGGTTCTTTCGAAATACGATCATAGAGGGTATTATTACATCGGAAGCTCGTCGGAGAgtcatctgcaaaacatatacTTTTCATATGGGATGGCGTACGGAGGTGGGGGGTTTGCGATTAGCTACCCGTTGGCGGTGGCGATTGAGAAAATGCAGGGCAGATGTTTACATAGGTATCCGGATCTTTACGGGTCGGATGATCGGATTCATGCCTGTATGTCTGAACTCGGTGTTCCACTCACCAAAGAACCCGGTTTTCACCAG TTCGATATATACGGAAACTTGTTTGGTCTTCTAGCTGCGCACCCTGTGGCGCCATTAGTGTCCTTACACCACCTAGACATATTGGAGCCAATTTTTCCAAATATGACCCGTCTTCAATCGCTAAAGCATCTTCTAACGGCTCCGAATCAGCTGGATTCAGCGGCACTGATTCAACATTCCATTTGTTACGAAACCAAAAAGAAGTGGACAATCTCGATATCGTGGGGATTTGCTGTTCAAGTAATTCGCGGGATTGTTCCAGCAAAGGATATGGAAAGGCCTTCTAGGACTTTCTTGAATTGGTATAAGAAGGCTGATTACAAAGCATATGCTTTCAATACTCGGCCAGTGAATAGGAACATGTGTCAAAAGGCATTCATTTTCTTCTTGTCAAATGCTAAACTACTAGAATCTACATCCAATTTAACGGTCAGCAAATATGAACAGCATCATCAGATTCTTCATCAAGAATGTAGGTGGAAGATGCCTGATCCTGCTAAACTCAAGGAAGTGTTGGTTTACAAGCAATCTGATCCACATTTGTGGGAAAGA TCTCCTAGGAGAAATTGCTGTAGAGTCGCGGAATCTAGGACAAAAGACCTGGTTTTGGAAGTTGGTGTGTGTAAAGAAGGGGAGGTTGCCGAAGCATAA
- the LOC124929232 gene encoding beta-glucosidase 44-like, whose product MGKFALLLFFVGITAAELVSSSHFNYSDEQIAFETMKFDTGGLTRESFPKGFIFGTATSAYQVEGMTDKGGRGPCIWDTFVKQPRIMQNGANADIAVDQYHRYKEDIDILAKLNFDAYRFSISWSRIFPNGTGKVNEEGVAYYNRLIDYLLQKGIIPYANLYHYDLPQALEDRYLGWLDHQVVTDYANYADFCFKTFGDRVKNWITFNEPKVIAEYGYYNGLHAPGRCSKFYGNCSAGNSATESYIVGHNLLLSHATAVQRYREKYRDEQKGRIGMVMDFHWYQPLTRGKADNYAAQRARDFHLGWFLHPISYGEYPRTMIEIVGDRLPKFTEGERKLVQGSSDFVGINHYTSFLIYYDPKLPEPEVASYQSDWHASFADDKLGVPLGPKANSDWLRIVPSGMYKSMMYVKKRYGQHTIILSENGMDDPGNWTLPQGLRDYNRINYFKSYISELKRSIDDGANVEGYFAWSLVDNFEWRSAYTSRFGITYIDYKTLARYPKMSAYWFRQLCRKIKKN is encoded by the exons ATGGGCAAATTTGCATTGTTGTTGTTCTTCGTGGGCATTACAGCTGCTGAATTAGTCTCGAGTTCTCATTTCAATTATTCAGATGAACAAATCGCATTCGAAACAATGAAATTCGATACGGGCGGCCTTACTCGCGAAAGCTTTCCAAAAGGGTTTATATTCGGAACTGCAACCTCTGCTTATCAAGTCGAAGGAATGACCGACAAAGGCGGTCGGGGTCCATGCATTTGGGACACATTTGTGAAGCAGCCAA gAATTATGCAGAACGGTGCAAATGCTGACATTGCAGTAGATCAATATCATCGATACAAGGAGGATATCGATATACTCGCTAAGTTAAACTTTGACGCTTATCGATTCTCAATTTCCTGGTCGAGAATATTTCCAA ATGGTACAGGGAAGGTCAATGAAGAGGGAGTTGCTTACTATAATAggttaattgattatttgctTCAAAAAG GAATCATTCCCTACGCAAATCTTTATCACTACGATCTTCCTCAAGCTCTCGAAGATAGATATTTGGGTTGGCTAGATCATCAAGTAGT GACTGATTATGCTAATTATGCTGATTTTTGCTTTAAAACATTTGGAGACCGAGTAAAGAATTGGATTACTTTCAATGAACCCAAAGTGATTGCTGAATATGGATATTATAATGGGTTACATGCTCCGGGGAGGTGCTCTAAATTTTATGGAAATTGTTCAGCCGGAAATTCTGCAACTGAATCTTACATTGTTGGTCACAATTTGTTATTGTCTCACGCGACTGCAGTGCAAAGATATCGAGAAAAATATCGA GATGAACAAAAGGGGAGGATTGGAATGGTAATGGATTTTCATTGGTATCAACCACTTACAAGAGGAAAAGCAGACAATTACGCAGCGCAAAGAGCTAGAGATTTTCATCTCGGATG GTTTCTTCATCCAATAAGTTATGGGGAATATCCAAGGACAATGATAGAAATTGTTGGTGATCGACTACCTAAGTTTACCGAGGGGGAAAGGAAACTGGTGCAAGGATCTAGCGATTTTGTGGGGATTAACCATTATACAtcgtttttaatatattatgatcCTAAGTTGCCTGAACCAGAAGTGGCCAGCTATCAGTCTGATTGGCATGCTTCATTTGCTG ATGACAAATTGGGAGTTCCACTCGGTCCTAAG GCGAATTCGGATTGGCTACGTATAGTGCCATCTGGCATGTATAAGTCTATGATGTATGTAAAAAAGCGATATGGACAACATACAATTATCTTATCAGAGAATG GAATGGATGATCCGGGAAATTGGACACTTCCTCAGGGATTACGTGATTACAATAGGATTAATTACTTCAAGTCTTATATAAGTGAATTGAAGAGATCCATTGACGACGGGGCGAACGTGGAAGGCTACTTTGCTTGGTCATTAGTCGACAACTTTGAGTGGAGATCCGCTTACACTTCTAGATTTGGCATCACCTATATTGATTATAAGACACTCGCACGTTATCCGAAGATGTCGGCATATTGGTTTAGACAATTGTGTAGAAAGATCAAGAAGAATTAG
- the LOC124928831 gene encoding myb-related protein 308, whose protein sequence is MGQHSCCNQQKVKRGLWSPEEDEKLIRYITTHGYGCWSEVPQKAGLQRCGKSCRLRWINYLRPDIRRGRFSLDEEKLIINLHSAVGNRWAHIASHLPGRTDNEIKNYWNSWIKKKIRKSASSHDILKTNSNPISTNNTCTTISTNIINKHIELPFGSNNYPLNQNDQNQDLVTKMQPFQDTLFSSPSPSSLQFMFDTSSFEGLVLNPDERMNINFLESSGISCEANWLNQQEIQYLPSNSFTNACTSSYLPPLADQGLALADMNADHHQTQNCNVGLNEREMGMECLNRQELNEWVESQSCPSLLFWEQEEEGKEIAPTSSTMANILPSFPSSL, encoded by the exons atgGGTCAGCACTCATGCTGTAATCAGCAAAAGGTAAAGAGAGGATTATGGTCACCCGAAGAAGATGAGAAACTCATTCGATACATCACCACTCATGGCTATGGATGCTGGAGTGAGGTCCCTCAGAAAGCTG ggTTACAAAGATGCGGAAAAAGTTGCAGATTGAGATGGATCAATTATTTGAGACCCGATATTAGAAGAGGCAGATTCTCTCTCGATGAAGAGAAGCTCATAATCAACCTCCATTCTGCAGTTGGAAACAG ATGGGCGCATATTGCGAGTCATTTGCCGGGCAGAACAGATAACGAGATTAAGAATTATTGGAATTCTtggattaagaaaaaaataagaaagtcGGCTTCATCTCATGATATATTGAAGACTAATAGTAACCCAATATCTACTAACAACACATGTACTACAATATCCAccaacattattaataaacacATAGAGCTTCCCTTTGGATCCAATAATTACCCATTGAAccaaaatgatcaaaatcaagATCTTGTCACAAAGATGCAACCTTTCCAAGACACTCTCTTCTCTTCACCTAGTCCCAGCAGCCTGCAGTTCATGTTTGACACTAGCTCATTTGAAGGTCTTGTACTTAACCCAGATGAACGAATGAACATTAATTTTCTAGAATCATCTGGAATAAGCTGCGAGGCGAATTGGCTTAACCAACAAGAGATTCAGTATCTCCCATCAAATTCATTCACAAATGCTTGCACCTCAAGCTATTTGCCGCCATTGGCGGATCAGGGCTTGGCATTGGCTGACATGAATGCTGATCATCATCAAACACAGAATTGCAATGTTGGGTTAAACGAAAGAGAGATGGGAATGGAGTGTTTAAATAGGCAAGAATTGAATGAATGGGTTGAATCACAGAGCTGTCCTAGTTTGCTATTTTGGGAGCAAGAGGAAGAGGGAAAGGAAATTGCACCCACCTCTTCTACCATGGCTAATATTCTCCCTTCTTTTCCTTCTTCCTTGTAA
- the LOC124931852 gene encoding protein ROH1: protein MVNDSQGSFLNRISIRRNQVVSMDGNHEQELEDIELFQKHVADRLADLLPPPAAAATADTTHEPFGGEAILSIAWYRKLLDAFLCCDAEFKAVLLMGRDNSQFGKPPLDRLILELLDRAVKSLDICNAITHGVDLLRHWQKLAQIAVAALEQRPIGEGQVRRAKKALSTLLSSIAVDDKEQNHHGKSTERSWSFGRRGNKDRNTAAPFRPLSATIAKTWSAAKQIQAMASNLNAPRGGEPTGLALPIYIQSVVMVFVMWALVAAIPSQERAGLLTHFPVPRQFPWGQSLIGLQDKIGEEWKKKEKKGTAGLLEETQKIEKLCQSLVEFAETFQYPGEAEKVEEVAGQVADLSEICQRMEEGLVPLQQQVREVFHRIVRSRGEILELTDQVGKVSAPVPY from the coding sequence ATGGTCAACGACAGTCAGGGTTCCTTCCTTAACCGGATAAGCATCCGTCGGAATCAGGTCGTCTCTATGGACGGCAACCACGAGCAGGAACTCGAAGACATCGAGCTTTTCCAGAAACACGTTGCCGATCGTTTAGCTGACCTCTTACCTCCTCCGGCTGCGGCGGCCACCGCAGATACAACCCACGAGCCATTCGGCGGCGAAGCCATCTTATCAATCGCTTGGTACAGGAAGCTTCTAGACGCATTTCTCTGTTGCGATGCGGAATTCAAAGCCGTCTTGTTAATGGGTCGAGACAATTCTCAATTCGGAAAACCACCATTAGATCGTCTCATCCTTGAGCTTCTCGATCGTGCCGTTAAATCTCTCGATATCTGTAACGCCATCACTCATGGTGTTGATTTGCTTCGACACTGGCAGAAACTAGCTCAAATAGCAGTCGCCGCCCTCGAACAGCGCCCGATCGGTGAAGGACAGGTGAGGAGAGCTAAAAAAGCCCTATCCACTCTCCTCAGTTCAATCGCGGTTGACGATAAGGAACAGAACCATCACGGAAAATCAACGGAGAGAAGCTGGTCGTTCGGGCGGCGAGGAAACAAAGACAGGAACACCGCCGCCCCCTTCCGTCCTCTTTCGGCTACGATCGCTAAGACCTGGTCGGCGGCAAAACAGATCCAGGCGATGGCCTCCAATCTGAACGCTCCACGCGGCGGGGAACCGACGGGACTAGCCCTTCCGATTTACATACAGAGCGTGGTTATGGTTTTCGTGATGTGGGCACTGGTGGCGGCGATTCCTTCACAGGAACGTGCTGGGCTTTTAACCCATTTTCCGGTGCCTCGACAGTTCCCATGGGGGCAGTCTTTGATCGGACTTCAGGATAAGATCGGCGAGGAAtggaagaagaaggagaagaaaggGACGGCGGGATTGTTGGAGGAGACGCAGAAGATAGAGAAGTTGTGTCAATCGCTGGTGGAATTTGCGGAGACGTTTCAATATCCAGGGGAGGCGGAGAAGGTGGAAGAAGTGGCGGGGCAGGTGGCGGATCTGTCGGAGATATGTCAGAGGATGGAGGAAGGATTGGTTCCATTGCAGCAACAGGTGAGAGAGGTGTTTCATAGGATTGTTAGGAGCAGAGGAGAAATTCTTGAATTGACTGATCAAGTTGGCAAAGTCTCTGCACCGGTTCCTTACTAG